One Megasphaera elsdenii DSM 20460 genomic window carries:
- a CDS encoding class I SAM-dependent DNA methyltransferase, which yields MTNQEIVQRLWNECNVLRDDGITYQDYVTELTYILFLKMSKEQGQEEGIPERYRWDELKAKEGLELKTFYKQMLLDLGNAQKTPNPKVNAIYKDASTSIDEPANLEKIIKDIDELDWFSAREEGLGNLYEGLLEKNANETKSGAGQYFTPRPLINMMVRMVHPKPGERLCDPAAGTFGFMVAANDYLKKQTDDYFDLSDEEQQFQRHEAFSGMELVPTTHRLALMNEYLHDMDGRLEQGDSLSAAGKWMKDFDVILTNPPFGTKKGGERATRDDLTYATSNKQLNFLEIIYNALNRKGTARAAVVVPDNVLFADGAGEQIRRDLMNKCNLHTILRLPSGIFYAQGVQTNVLFFDRGTTDQNNTAEIWIYDMRHKMRTFGKRSPLNERDFAEFEKLYCPDNRTERKETYDAKNNTEGRWRKFTKADIEARPNTSLDISWMTDEEEADTRSLSEILTAMQEKSEEIAQAVALLNQELAGVDQDD from the coding sequence ATGACCAATCAGGAAATTGTACAACGTTTGTGGAATGAATGTAATGTCCTTCGGGATGATGGCATTACTTATCAGGATTATGTGACGGAACTTACGTATATTTTGTTCCTCAAGATGAGCAAGGAACAGGGCCAGGAAGAAGGAATCCCGGAACGATATCGTTGGGATGAGCTCAAAGCGAAAGAAGGGCTGGAACTCAAGACTTTCTACAAACAGATGCTCCTGGACCTGGGCAATGCCCAAAAGACGCCTAACCCTAAAGTCAATGCCATCTATAAGGATGCGTCGACCAGTATTGATGAGCCGGCCAACTTGGAAAAAATCATCAAGGATATTGATGAGCTCGACTGGTTTTCTGCCAGAGAAGAAGGGCTGGGCAACCTGTATGAAGGGCTGCTGGAGAAAAATGCTAATGAAACCAAGTCTGGCGCCGGCCAGTATTTTACACCGCGTCCCCTCATAAATATGATGGTGCGAATGGTACATCCTAAACCGGGAGAGCGCCTCTGTGATCCAGCAGCCGGGACTTTCGGCTTTATGGTAGCTGCCAATGACTATCTGAAAAAGCAGACTGATGATTATTTTGACTTGTCTGATGAGGAGCAGCAATTCCAGCGGCATGAAGCTTTTTCCGGCATGGAGCTGGTCCCGACTACTCATCGTCTGGCTCTTATGAATGAATATTTGCATGATATGGACGGACGCTTGGAACAGGGCGACAGCCTTTCGGCGGCAGGGAAATGGATGAAGGACTTCGACGTCATTTTGACCAATCCGCCCTTTGGTACGAAAAAGGGCGGTGAACGGGCTACCCGTGACGACCTTACTTATGCCACATCGAATAAGCAGCTCAATTTTTTGGAAATCATTTACAATGCCCTCAATCGAAAAGGGACAGCTCGTGCCGCTGTCGTAGTGCCGGATAATGTCCTCTTTGCCGATGGCGCAGGCGAACAGATTCGCCGTGACTTGATGAATAAATGCAATCTCCACACCATTCTGCGCCTTCCGTCCGGCATTTTCTACGCCCAGGGCGTGCAGACCAACGTCCTGTTCTTTGACCGTGGGACTACAGACCAAAATAATACAGCGGAAATCTGGATCTATGATATGCGCCATAAAATGCGCACTTTTGGCAAGCGCTCTCCTCTGAATGAAAGGGACTTCGCTGAATTCGAGAAACTGTACTGCCCTGACAATCGTACAGAACGTAAAGAAACGTATGATGCAAAAAACAACACTGAAGGACGGTGGCGCAAATTTACGAAAGCGGACATCGAGGCCCGGCCCAATACCAGTCTCGATATTTCCTGGATGACCGATGAAGAAGAAGCGGATACCCGCAGCCTTTCTGAAATCCTGACGGCCATGCAGGAAAAATCCGAAGAGATTGCCCAGGCCGTAGCCTTACTTAACCAGGAATTGGCGGGGGTGGATCAGGATGACTAA
- a CDS encoding IS1182 family transposase yields the protein MPNKINHVKYTKTYTPRQLVLPLDYGISLEQDRLVCIVDALLERLDYSALQHLYSVKGRNPKVPPKILFKVRVFAAAQGVYSLRSISEQCRVNIEYMWLLEGYPAPSHMTFGRFFHRIPIEVLRHLFAQFVHQLSLLDSVDFTEWYIDGTKMEANANRYTFVWRKRVEKGIAKLKEKRRQIQEQMLAFTGMDTCTLDDDELLRSAADVCQGNGITFVQGSGHRKTVEQKLFEEVAAIREKQQEYDAHLTILGTRNSYSKTDPDATFMRMKEDHMKNGQLKPAYNLQLAVQSEYIIGLGLFPNPTDTRTLIPFLTALESEYGRLADHIVADAGYDSEENMDWIEKKGSTVCIKPREYEYRKTSAFKKKIGHRSNMAYDADSDTYTCAKGRKLHFITEKKQRDRASGYERTVRIYQCENCQYCGKRNQCQPTRTGKKPTQNKMVQYNPYYQSLLDRDYDFIHSEKGIQLRINRSIQIEGAFGTVKGNYEYRRVRHKGKESVEKELLFMAFGFNLRKYRSRRDTDRLQQHYLEKEETHTVAC from the coding sequence ATGCCAAACAAAATCAACCACGTAAAGTATACCAAAACTTACACTCCGAGGCAACTCGTTTTGCCATTGGATTATGGCATTTCACTAGAACAAGATCGGTTGGTTTGTATCGTAGATGCATTATTAGAAAGGTTGGATTATTCAGCATTACAGCATCTCTACTCTGTTAAAGGCAGAAATCCTAAGGTACCGCCCAAGATCTTGTTCAAAGTGAGGGTCTTTGCTGCAGCCCAGGGCGTATATTCCCTGCGCAGTATCAGCGAACAATGCCGTGTCAATATAGAATATATGTGGTTGCTGGAAGGGTATCCGGCTCCCAGCCACATGACGTTTGGCCGTTTCTTTCACCGGATTCCCATAGAAGTGCTCCGCCATTTGTTTGCCCAGTTTGTGCATCAACTGTCTTTGCTGGATTCCGTAGATTTTACAGAATGGTATATTGATGGGACCAAGATGGAAGCCAACGCGAACCGCTATACGTTTGTCTGGCGCAAGCGAGTGGAAAAAGGGATCGCTAAGCTAAAGGAAAAACGGCGGCAAATCCAGGAACAGATGCTAGCTTTCACGGGCATGGATACCTGTACACTGGATGACGATGAATTACTCCGGTCTGCCGCAGACGTATGCCAAGGAAACGGCATCACATTCGTGCAAGGGTCTGGCCACCGAAAAACAGTCGAACAAAAACTATTTGAAGAAGTGGCAGCCATCCGGGAGAAACAGCAAGAATATGATGCCCACCTGACCATACTGGGCACACGGAACAGTTATTCCAAGACCGATCCCGATGCTACATTTATGCGCATGAAAGAAGACCACATGAAAAACGGGCAGCTGAAGCCGGCCTACAATCTTCAGTTAGCCGTACAGTCTGAATATATTATCGGACTGGGTCTATTCCCGAATCCAACAGATACCCGGACCTTGATCCCGTTTTTGACGGCATTGGAATCAGAGTATGGAAGACTGGCAGATCATATCGTGGCGGATGCCGGATATGACAGTGAAGAGAATATGGACTGGATAGAAAAGAAAGGAAGCACGGTATGCATCAAGCCACGGGAGTATGAATACCGGAAGACGTCTGCCTTCAAGAAAAAAATCGGGCACCGAAGCAATATGGCCTATGACGCAGACAGCGATACCTATACCTGTGCCAAAGGAAGGAAGCTGCATTTCATAACGGAAAAAAAGCAGCGCGATAGGGCCAGCGGATATGAACGGACCGTACGAATTTACCAATGTGAAAACTGTCAGTATTGTGGAAAACGGAATCAATGCCAGCCGACCCGTACAGGAAAGAAACCAACACAGAATAAAATGGTACAGTACAATCCTTACTACCAATCCTTATTGGACAGGGACTACGACTTCATTCATAGTGAAAAAGGAATCCAGTTGCGGATTAACCGCTCCATACAGATAGAAGGGGCGTTTGGAACAGTAAAGGGAAACTACGAATACCGCCGAGTGAGACATAAGGGAAAAGAAAGTGTAGAAAAGGAACTGTTGTTCATGGCATTCGGCTTTAATCTGAGAAAATACCGAAGTCGCCGGGATACGGACCGATTACAACAACACTATTTAGAAAAAGAAGAAACACATACAGTAGCCTGCTAA
- a CDS encoding helix-turn-helix domain-containing protein: MKYYSRLKTLRLEARLSQADVAKILKCSQVGYGMYELGKRKIPVEKLIQLARLYHTSLDYIAGLTDEREPRPKHREDDTSL, from the coding sequence ATGAAATACTACAGCCGCTTAAAGACGCTTCGGTTGGAAGCAAGGCTTTCTCAGGCCGACGTGGCAAAAATCTTGAAGTGTTCACAAGTTGGATACGGCATGTATGAATTGGGGAAACGGAAGATCCCCGTAGAAAAGTTGATCCAGCTGGCAAGGCTGTACCACACCTCACTCGATTACATTGCCGGATTGACAGATGAACGGGAACCACGCCCAAAACATCGGGAGGACGATACTAGTTTGTAG
- a CDS encoding FAD-binding oxidoreductase: MAAQFNPVTPELLAELRQVVGDKYVKTDEDYLERYQTDEEGNSHYFHKPEVVVFPGSTEEVAAIVKLANKYLVPITPRSAGSGVACGAIPVYHGMVVELERMNQILKFDADNMYAVCQTGVITGDLQREAAKHGLLYAGDPSSADSSMIGGNVANNAGGNKAVKYGTTRHQIYSLKVVTPTGDILDAGARLKKSSTGLCLEQLFAGSEGTLGIITEVTVKLRPMPPYAFNMVCVFKTDEEAFALPNKILKAGIDPTSIEFMDNEALRMTCKFLDMKMPHVDEGCDYVIVTVESFSEDDSDRKMEQLCDLAEANGSIDEFEADKRIWTLRKQFAEAARDVDKMFQTEDFVVPLDKIPEITKQIPELREKYDLYCVTVAHIGDGNIHVLPLNAKGLSPEEWFQKIKAFHRDLFPRVYALGGKMSGEHGIGYKKLEEFALCTPQAELNVIKAIKKALDPNNIMNPGKLVEIG, translated from the coding sequence ATGGCAGCACAGTTTAACCCGGTTACGCCGGAATTATTAGCAGAATTACGTCAGGTCGTCGGTGATAAATACGTCAAGACGGACGAAGATTATTTGGAAAGATACCAGACAGACGAAGAAGGGAACTCCCATTATTTCCATAAACCGGAAGTCGTCGTCTTCCCGGGCTCGACGGAAGAAGTGGCCGCTATCGTCAAATTGGCCAATAAGTACCTCGTTCCGATTACGCCGCGCTCGGCTGGTTCCGGTGTTGCCTGTGGTGCTATTCCTGTTTATCACGGCATGGTCGTCGAATTGGAACGGATGAATCAGATCCTCAAATTCGATGCCGACAATATGTATGCCGTCTGCCAGACTGGCGTCATCACTGGGGACTTGCAGCGTGAAGCTGCCAAACACGGCCTCCTCTATGCCGGGGACCCGTCCAGTGCCGACAGCAGCATGATCGGCGGCAACGTCGCCAACAATGCCGGCGGCAATAAAGCCGTTAAATACGGCACGACGCGCCATCAGATCTACAGCCTGAAAGTCGTTACGCCGACAGGGGACATCCTCGACGCCGGTGCCCGCCTCAAGAAGAGTTCTACCGGCCTCTGCCTGGAACAGCTCTTTGCCGGTTCCGAAGGCACGCTGGGCATCATTACGGAAGTCACGGTCAAACTCCGTCCCATGCCGCCGTATGCCTTCAATATGGTCTGCGTTTTCAAGACCGATGAAGAAGCCTTTGCCCTGCCCAATAAGATCCTCAAAGCCGGCATCGACCCGACGAGCATCGAATTTATGGACAATGAAGCCCTGCGCATGACCTGCAAATTCCTGGACATGAAAATGCCTCATGTCGACGAAGGCTGTGATTACGTCATCGTCACGGTCGAATCGTTCAGCGAAGACGACTCGGACCGCAAGATGGAACAGCTCTGCGACTTGGCGGAAGCCAACGGCTCGATCGACGAATTTGAAGCGGATAAACGGATTTGGACTCTGCGCAAGCAGTTCGCCGAAGCCGCCCGCGACGTTGACAAGATGTTCCAGACGGAAGACTTCGTCGTCCCCTTGGACAAGATTCCGGAAATCACCAAACAGATTCCGGAACTGCGCGAAAAATACGACCTCTACTGCGTCACGGTTGCTCACATCGGCGATGGTAACATCCACGTCCTGCCTCTGAATGCCAAAGGCTTGTCGCCGGAAGAATGGTTCCAGAAGATCAAAGCCTTCCATCGCGACCTCTTCCCGCGCGTCTATGCCCTGGGCGGCAAGATGTCCGGTGAACACGGCATTGGCTATAAAAAATTAGAAGAATTTGCCCTTTGCACACCGCAGGCGGAACTTAACGTCATTAAAGCCATCAAGAAGGCTTTGGACCCGAATAACATCATGAATCCTGGAAAATTAGTAGAAATCGGCTAA
- a CDS encoding ABC-F family ATP-binding cassette domain-containing protein, producing the protein MGSIKVQKLSKSFGVHTVFHDVSFEIRRGERIGLIGANGAGKSTLLKCLMGEEDYDNGAFVVSEGESIGYLQQDITYADDVTLRQTITEAWQDVMKLEKDLKAVEKAMQAHPDDEGLMNRYARMQERFEWLGGYEYESMSRKIVQGLGFSEADMDRPVQSFSGGQKTRINLAKALVRRPDYLFLDEPTNHLDVDMLEWLESYLLSYGGGILIVSHDRYFLDRVATGILELSHGKITKYKGNYSRYVEQHAQQQKALEKAYKKQQEHIHETEEYIRKYKAGIKAKQARGRQSQLDRLERIEWQPEDESLHFNFKPVEECGQKVLVLDKVSGGFADRQLFDHLSLLLRRGEAASLIGPNGTGKTTLIRMIMGEKEPTDGHITLGSRVHIGYFAQEHTDLHGAWTVLDEIMNDFSYGEEEARSVLGRFMFRGDDVFKVIDSLSGGEQARLALLKLFLQGPNFLILDEPTNHLDIPTREVLEQALLDFGGTYLVVSHDRYFLDKITQRTLVLEHKQLTEYVGNYSYYREKVREAQEAAEKAAAEGQSSSPAHEKEAAPAARKAEPAPAVKAPAKAPAYGQAAKLEKIEMKIAELEATIKMYEVQMNMPQNQTDADAMMELTREYEAAQAQLDEAYEKWEALSES; encoded by the coding sequence ATGGGTAGTATTAAAGTACAGAAATTGAGTAAGTCTTTTGGAGTGCATACGGTATTCCATGATGTGAGTTTTGAAATCCGCCGGGGCGAACGGATCGGCCTCATCGGGGCCAATGGGGCCGGGAAGTCGACGCTGCTCAAGTGCCTCATGGGCGAAGAGGACTACGACAACGGGGCCTTTGTCGTTTCGGAAGGTGAATCCATCGGCTATTTGCAGCAGGATATCACCTACGCCGACGATGTGACCTTGCGCCAGACGATTACCGAGGCCTGGCAGGATGTCATGAAGCTGGAAAAGGATTTGAAGGCTGTTGAAAAGGCCATGCAGGCCCATCCCGATGATGAAGGCTTGATGAACCGCTATGCCCGCATGCAGGAACGGTTCGAGTGGCTCGGCGGCTATGAATACGAATCAATGTCGCGGAAAATCGTCCAAGGCCTGGGTTTTTCGGAAGCCGATATGGACCGGCCGGTACAGAGCTTTTCCGGCGGCCAGAAGACGCGTATCAACCTGGCTAAGGCCCTCGTCCGCCGGCCGGATTATTTGTTCCTTGATGAACCGACGAACCATCTCGACGTGGACATGCTGGAATGGCTGGAAAGTTATCTCTTGTCCTATGGCGGCGGCATCCTCATCGTCTCTCATGACCGCTATTTTCTGGACCGCGTGGCGACGGGAATCTTGGAATTGTCCCACGGTAAGATAACGAAATATAAGGGTAATTATTCGCGCTACGTCGAGCAGCATGCCCAGCAGCAGAAGGCCCTGGAAAAGGCCTATAAGAAGCAGCAGGAACACATCCACGAAACGGAAGAATATATCCGCAAATACAAAGCCGGCATCAAGGCCAAGCAGGCCCGCGGGCGCCAGTCCCAGCTGGACCGGTTGGAACGCATCGAATGGCAGCCCGAAGATGAGTCGCTGCACTTCAATTTCAAGCCCGTCGAAGAGTGCGGCCAGAAAGTCCTGGTCCTGGACAAGGTCAGCGGCGGCTTTGCCGACCGCCAGTTGTTCGACCATTTATCGCTCCTCCTGCGCCGCGGCGAAGCGGCTTCCCTCATCGGCCCCAATGGGACGGGGAAGACGACGCTCATCCGCATGATCATGGGCGAAAAGGAACCGACAGACGGCCATATTACCTTGGGCAGCCGCGTCCATATCGGCTATTTTGCCCAGGAACACACGGATTTGCACGGGGCCTGGACGGTCCTCGATGAAATCATGAACGATTTCAGTTATGGCGAAGAAGAAGCCCGGTCCGTCCTGGGGCGCTTCATGTTCCGCGGCGACGATGTCTTCAAGGTCATCGACAGCCTCAGCGGCGGCGAACAGGCCCGGCTGGCCCTATTGAAGCTTTTCCTGCAGGGGCCGAATTTCCTTATCCTCGACGAACCGACGAACCATCTCGACATCCCGACGAGGGAAGTGCTGGAACAGGCTTTGCTGGATTTCGGCGGGACGTACCTCGTCGTATCCCATGACCGTTATTTCCTCGATAAGATTACCCAGCGGACGCTGGTCCTGGAACATAAGCAGCTCACGGAATACGTCGGCAATTACAGTTATTACCGGGAAAAGGTCCGTGAAGCCCAGGAAGCGGCAGAAAAGGCGGCAGCCGAAGGGCAGAGCTCCTCGCCGGCTCATGAAAAAGAGGCCGCTCCGGCAGCCAGGAAGGCGGAACCGGCACCGGCCGTGAAAGCGCCGGCCAAGGCCCCGGCTTATGGCCAGGCGGCCAAGCTGGAAAAAATCGAGATGAAGATTGCTGAACTGGAAGCGACCATCAAGATGTATGAAGTGCAGATGAATATGCCCCAGAACCAGACCGATGCCGACGCCATGATGGAATTGACCCGGGAATATGAAGCGGCCCAGGCCCAGCTCGATGAGGCTTATGAAAAGTGGGAAGCCCTTTCGGAGTCTTAA
- a CDS encoding transposase, which produces MAKFNKEFKINAVKYYHEHRELGLVGCATNLGIAPQTLSRWQKQLKDNGEMPYRGSGNYASDEAKEIARLQRELRDAKDALNVLKKAISILDK; this is translated from the coding sequence ATGGCAAAATTCAACAAAGAATTCAAAATCAACGCAGTTAAATATTATCATGAACATCGGGAACTCGGCTTGGTTGGCTGTGCTACGAATCTAGGTATTGCTCCACAAACCTTGTCCCGTTGGCAAAAGCAGCTGAAGGACAATGGCGAAATGCCTTATCGTGGTTCCGGCAACTATGCTTCGGATGAAGCTAAGGAAATCGCCCGTCTGCAGCGTGAACTGCGGGATGCGAAGGATGCGTTGAATGTCCTAAAAAAAGCTATCAGCATTCTGGACAAATGA
- a CDS encoding IS3 family transposase produces the protein MTIAIYRSVQEEAENAHQAERRFSVSGVLSELDVSSSGYYDWAARKPSKQAQHRKEMKKKIQTIYDDSKQIYGAPKIAQVMQQNGDSISERTVGVYMRQMGIQACWVKHYTVTTRNSDFDVALVNILQECFNPEEPDQVWCSDITYIWTAEGFVYLESIMDLFSRKIIAWNLARNLDVAGIVKMLQEAKQCRKPGQLLVIHSDRGCQYVSQAYIRETSQMRRSYSKKGYPWDNACIESFHSLIKREWLNRFKIQNYQQAYLLVFEYINTFYNTVRIHSHCNYMSPDDYEKLYADFQKHNMRLGI, from the coding sequence ATGACCATTGCCATCTATCGCAGTGTCCAGGAAGAAGCCGAAAATGCCCATCAGGCAGAACGTCGTTTTTCGGTGTCCGGAGTGCTTTCTGAACTCGACGTTTCTTCTTCAGGATATTATGACTGGGCGGCGCGCAAACCATCGAAACAGGCCCAGCACCGCAAGGAGATGAAGAAAAAGATTCAAACTATCTACGACGATTCCAAGCAGATTTACGGAGCCCCGAAGATTGCCCAAGTTATGCAGCAGAACGGGGACAGTATCTCTGAACGCACAGTTGGCGTATACATGCGGCAAATGGGCATTCAGGCCTGCTGGGTAAAGCATTACACCGTAACGACCCGTAACAGTGACTTTGACGTGGCGCTGGTGAATATCCTTCAGGAATGCTTCAATCCTGAAGAACCGGATCAAGTATGGTGCAGCGACATCACCTATATCTGGACAGCTGAAGGTTTCGTCTATTTGGAAAGCATTATGGATTTGTTCTCCAGGAAAATCATCGCCTGGAATCTGGCCCGTAATCTGGACGTCGCCGGCATCGTCAAGATGCTGCAGGAAGCCAAACAATGCCGGAAACCCGGACAGCTGTTGGTTATCCATTCGGACCGTGGCTGCCAGTATGTTTCGCAGGCATATATTCGGGAGACATCCCAAATGCGCCGCAGCTATTCGAAGAAAGGCTATCCATGGGACAATGCCTGCATCGAATCCTTCCACTCCCTGATTAAACGGGAATGGCTCAATCGCTTCAAGATTCAAAATTATCAGCAAGCGTACTTGTTGGTGTTTGAATACATCAATACCTTTTACAACACCGTACGCATTCATAGCCATTGCAACTACATGTCACCGGATGACTATGAAAAGCTGTATGCTGATTTCCAGAAACATAATATGCGTCTGGGAATCTAA
- a CDS encoding restriction endonuclease subunit S, whose protein sequence is MTKNLHIDTQAMRAKILDLAIQGKLTDQREEDGNARDLLREIQAEKEKLIKEKKIKKGKPLPEITEEEKPFEIPENWEWVRLGDIAQAVNGDRGKNYPKREEYVASGIAWINAGHITDDGYLNADKMNYITPNKYDSLRNGKIQRNDLLFCLRGSFGKVARIEPFCEGAIASSLAIIRLFNTALRAYLFIYLKSPQAANELNKYANGTAQPNLAAKDVLKYLIPLPPLAEQHRIADKVSALFAQLDAINKAYEEYRELQQAMKAKLLDLAMQGKLTDQRKEDGDARDLFNDIQKEKQRLIAEKKIKKEKPLPEIEADEIPFEIPTNWMWARLGDIVSKTIKRGKSPKYSITGDVLVFAQKCNTKPGRINLELAKKLDLSTLKKYPEEEFMLSGDIVINSTGNGTMGRVGFFRDKDNPYNLKIVPDSHVTTIRVLHDLIDSQYIFYFLKKLQPKLESSGDGSTNQKELKATIIASICIPLPPLDEQKRIVAKLDELLPLCNVPGVYSKGK, encoded by the coding sequence ATGACTAAGAATCTCCACATCGACACCCAAGCCATGCGGGCCAAAATCCTCGACTTGGCCATACAGGGAAAACTTACGGACCAGCGGGAAGAAGACGGCAACGCACGGGACCTCCTGAGAGAGATACAGGCAGAAAAAGAAAAACTCATCAAAGAAAAGAAAATCAAGAAAGGAAAGCCACTGCCAGAGATAACAGAAGAAGAAAAGCCCTTTGAAATTCCTGAGAACTGGGAGTGGGTAAGACTGGGGGATATTGCTCAAGCAGTTAATGGAGATAGAGGGAAAAATTATCCCAAACGTGAAGAATATGTAGCTTCAGGAATAGCTTGGATTAATGCAGGACATATCACCGACGATGGATATTTAAATGCGGACAAGATGAATTATATAACCCCAAATAAGTATGATTCATTACGCAATGGAAAAATTCAAAGAAATGATTTACTGTTTTGTTTAAGAGGCTCATTTGGCAAAGTTGCTCGTATAGAACCCTTTTGTGAAGGGGCTATTGCCTCATCGCTGGCTATTATTCGACTATTTAACACTGCTCTGAGGGCATATCTTTTCATCTATTTAAAATCCCCACAAGCTGCCAATGAATTAAATAAATATGCAAATGGTACTGCGCAACCTAATTTAGCTGCCAAAGATGTTTTAAAATACCTTATTCCACTTCCACCACTGGCCGAACAACACCGCATTGCCGACAAGGTATCCGCTCTCTTTGCCCAGCTGGATGCCATCAATAAGGCCTATGAAGAATACCGGGAACTGCAACAAGCTATGAAAGCCAAACTGCTGGACCTGGCTATGCAAGGGAAACTCACGGACCAGCGAAAAGAAGACGGCGACGCACGGGACCTCTTTAATGACATTCAGAAAGAAAAACAGCGGCTCATAGCTGAAAAGAAAATCAAAAAAGAAAAGCCCCTGCCGGAAATCGAAGCGGATGAAATTCCCTTTGAAATTCCGACAAACTGGATGTGGGCGAGATTAGGAGATATTGTTAGTAAGACCATAAAGCGAGGCAAATCTCCTAAATATAGTATAACTGGAGATGTGTTAGTTTTTGCGCAAAAATGCAATACTAAGCCAGGTCGCATTAATTTAGAGCTTGCTAAGAAGCTGGATTTAAGTACATTAAAAAAATATCCTGAAGAAGAATTTATGCTATCTGGTGATATAGTTATTAATTCAACGGGAAATGGGACTATGGGACGTGTTGGATTCTTTCGGGATAAAGATAATCCGTATAATCTTAAAATTGTTCCAGATTCGCATGTTACTACGATTCGAGTTCTCCATGATTTGATTGATAGCCAATACATATTTTATTTCTTAAAGAAGTTACAACCCAAATTAGAGTCATCAGGTGATGGTTCGACAAATCAAAAAGAATTAAAAGCGACAATAATAGCTTCAATATGTATTCCCCTTCCTCCTCTGGACGAACAAAAACGCATCGTCGCCAAACTGGATGAACTGTTGCCGCTTTGTAATGTGCCTGGAGTGTACTCAAAGGGAAAATAA